The proteins below come from a single Natranaerofaba carboxydovora genomic window:
- a CDS encoding phosphate ABC transporter substrate-binding protein → MKKILAALIGVFILVIGGVTAGCGGSGDAGSGDKRDTMVEIQGSDTMVNLNQNWAENYMDENPEKYISVTGGGSGTGIASLINDDVDIAGSSRDMTEEEIGDARENDVDVYEFLVAQDGLAVGVHEDNPVEDLTFAELKEIFTGTVTDWSDFGWDEGGEITVYSRQSNSGTYVYFNENVMDGEDWADDAQFMSGSSAINDALNEDKSGIGYYGVGYVDGVKAINVAYDEDSDYYTPLDAENINEGNYPIARPLYFYTNGVPEGSVKEFLDFVLSDRGQELVVDAGFYQMTPEMHEVNEELFDEIY, encoded by the coding sequence ATGAAAAAAATTTTAGCAGCGCTTATAGGTGTTTTCATTTTAGTTATTGGTGGAGTTACAGCCGGATGTGGTGGTAGCGGCGATGCAGGTAGTGGTGACAAAAGAGATACTATGGTCGAAATCCAGGGTTCAGACACAATGGTTAACCTAAATCAAAACTGGGCAGAAAATTACATGGACGAAAATCCAGAAAAATATATCTCAGTTACAGGAGGAGGCTCAGGAACTGGGATAGCTTCTCTAATAAACGATGATGTTGATATCGCTGGTTCTTCAAGAGATATGACAGAAGAAGAGATTGGTGATGCAAGAGAAAATGATGTAGATGTATATGAATTTTTGGTAGCACAGGACGGCCTTGCCGTAGGAGTACATGAAGATAATCCTGTAGAAGACTTAACCTTTGCAGAGTTAAAAGAAATATTTACCGGTACAGTAACTGACTGGTCAGATTTTGGATGGGATGAAGGTGGAGAGATTACTGTTTATAGTCGTCAGAGCAATTCAGGTACCTACGTTTATTTTAACGAAAACGTTATGGACGGGGAAGACTGGGCAGATGATGCACAATTCATGTCAGGTTCCTCAGCCATAAATGATGCTCTAAATGAGGATAAATCTGGTATTGGTTATTATGGGGTAGGTTATGTAGATGGTGTAAAAGCAATTAACGTAGCTTATGATGAGGACTCTGATTACTACACACCTTTAGATGCAGAAAACATAAATGAAGGTAATTATCCAATAGCAAGACCCCTCTACTTCTACACCAATGGAGTTCCTGAAGGTAGTGTGAAAGAATTTCTTGATTTTGTATTATCAGATAGAGGCCAGGAGTTAGTTGTTGATGCTGGTTTTTATCAGATGACTCCAGAGATGCATGAGGTTAACGAAGAACTTTTCGATGAAATATATTAG
- the pstC gene encoding phosphate ABC transporter permease subunit PstC, which yields MKSTKTLRIKNSLIRLYFTINGALAIIILLMIFFFLLNEGYPAIKEIGLGEFLFKSRWMPSSGDPGYGTLALILSTLIVAFGAMVISIPWGIVTAGYISEIAPKKIQEILKTTIETLAVFPSVVLGFIALTTVAPLVARIFGLSNGLTALTGSIMLSVMALPTIISISEDALNSVPKEYKEAAIAMGATRWEVLKKVTYPSASSGILAAVMLGFGRAIGETMTVLMATGNSLAMPMTDIHGIPFPDFLTSVRTLTATIAIEGSDVPWGSIHYHSLFVVGAILFVLTFIINLIADLAINRFKGGNG from the coding sequence TTGAAAAGCACAAAAACATTAAGGATTAAAAATTCATTGATAAGATTATATTTTACAATAAATGGTGCGCTGGCAATCATTATACTCTTAATGATATTTTTCTTTCTGCTAAACGAAGGATACCCAGCAATTAAAGAAATAGGTCTTGGAGAATTTTTGTTCAAATCTAGGTGGATGCCAAGTTCAGGGGACCCCGGGTATGGAACCCTTGCTTTAATATTAAGTACATTAATTGTTGCATTTGGAGCAATGGTTATAAGTATCCCCTGGGGGATAGTAACTGCAGGATATATCTCTGAAATAGCCCCCAAAAAAATACAGGAAATTCTAAAAACCACTATTGAGACATTAGCTGTTTTTCCTTCAGTTGTTCTAGGTTTTATCGCTTTGACTACCGTTGCGCCTTTAGTTGCCAGGATATTTGGTCTATCAAATGGTTTGACTGCTCTTACTGGCTCTATAATGTTAAGCGTTATGGCCCTTCCCACAATAATTAGTATCTCTGAAGATGCACTAAACTCAGTCCCTAAAGAGTATAAAGAAGCAGCAATAGCAATGGGGGCAACAAGATGGGAAGTTCTAAAAAAAGTAACTTATCCTTCTGCATCATCAGGGATACTTGCAGCAGTAATGCTCGGTTTTGGCAGGGCTATTGGGGAAACCATGACCGTACTAATGGCAACAGGTAACTCTTTAGCTATGCCTATGACAGATATTCATGGCATACCATTTCCTGACTTTTTGACTTCTGTACGAACTCTGACAGCTACAATAGCTATAGAAGGTTCCGATGTTCCCTGGGGAAGCATTCATTACCACTCACTTTTTGTTGTAGGGGCAATTTTATTTGTTTTAACATTTATAATCAACCTGATAGCTGATTTAGCTATAAATAGATTCAAAGGAGGGAATGGCTAA
- the pstA gene encoding phosphate ABC transporter permease PstA has protein sequence MANLSKKKYSKNISQITHSLETHRQFAKKNIKEKINFGIFAFVASSAVLTVLVLLGILVKGGSGVISIEFITQMPMSQMTEGGIYSAIMGTVYLSLLTLLFSLPLGVGAAIYLHEWAGKGFFVRLIRLSIRNLAGVPSIVYGLFGLGIFAATIGFGTSLLSASLTLALMSLPIIITASEEALKAVPQEFREASIALGATRWETIRYQVLPYALPGIATGSILSIARAAGETAPIILTGAAYFLPYLPGSLFDRFMALPYHLYILSTQHSQTAVVRPLAYGTALVLIAIVLLVNAVAIYIRYRSRKNKLW, from the coding sequence ATGGCTAATCTATCAAAAAAGAAATATTCAAAAAATATTTCACAAATCACCCATTCCCTTGAGACTCACAGGCAATTTGCCAAAAAAAATATCAAAGAAAAAATAAACTTTGGCATTTTTGCTTTTGTTGCCTCTTCGGCTGTATTAACAGTTTTAGTTTTGCTTGGCATCCTCGTTAAAGGTGGCTCCGGAGTTATATCTATCGAATTTATAACACAAATGCCTATGTCACAAATGACTGAGGGTGGAATCTACTCAGCAATAATGGGCACTGTTTATCTATCTTTGTTGACATTATTATTTTCACTTCCTCTAGGTGTTGGTGCTGCAATTTATCTACATGAATGGGCTGGCAAAGGTTTTTTTGTTAGACTTATCAGGCTTAGCATTAGAAACTTAGCCGGAGTTCCTTCTATTGTATACGGACTTTTTGGCCTTGGAATTTTTGCTGCAACTATTGGCTTTGGCACTTCACTATTATCAGCTTCTTTAACTCTTGCTTTGATGTCCCTTCCAATAATCATAACTGCAAGTGAAGAAGCCTTAAAAGCCGTACCTCAAGAATTCAGAGAGGCATCTATAGCTCTTGGAGCTACCAGATGGGAAACTATTAGATATCAGGTTTTGCCTTATGCACTACCAGGGATAGCTACAGGCAGTATTTTGAGCATTGCAAGGGCTGCAGGCGAAACAGCTCCTATTATTTTGACAGGTGCCGCTTATTTTCTGCCATATTTGCCGGGTAGTTTGTTTGATCGGTTTATGGCGCTTCCCTATCATTTGTATATTCTTTCGACCCAGCACAGTCAAACAGCTGTTGTAAGACCTCTTGCATATGGCACAGCACTGGTTCTAATAGCTATAGTACTTTTAGTTAACGCTGTCGCAATATACATCAGATACAGATCAAGAAAAAATAAACTCTGGTAA
- the pstB gene encoding phosphate ABC transporter ATP-binding protein PstB — MTKQNIKQNEKKVFEIENLNLWYGNTQALEDINLNVYQNEVLALIGPSGCGKSSFLKILNRMIDLVEISKTQGKVTYLGKNIFHDEINLIELRKQVGMVFQKPNPFPISIYDNIAFGPRLHDSNKNLDELIKKCLQEAYLWDEVKDRLKSPAMSLSGGQQQRLCIARALACKPEVILMDEPCSALDPVSTTRIEGLISELKKHYTVIIVTHNMQQAARISDRTAFLLEGKLVEVGDTGNIFTHPQDSKTEDYITGRFG; from the coding sequence ATGACTAAACAAAATATAAAACAAAATGAAAAAAAAGTTTTTGAAATAGAAAATTTAAACTTATGGTATGGAAACACCCAGGCCCTAGAAGATATTAACCTAAATGTGTACCAAAACGAAGTCTTAGCATTAATAGGCCCATCAGGATGTGGGAAGTCAAGTTTTCTAAAAATATTAAATAGAATGATTGATTTAGTAGAAATCTCAAAAACACAAGGGAAGGTAACTTACCTTGGTAAAAATATTTTTCACGATGAGATAAATTTGATTGAACTTAGAAAACAAGTAGGTATGGTCTTTCAAAAACCTAATCCCTTCCCTATATCTATCTACGACAACATCGCCTTTGGTCCAAGACTTCACGATTCTAATAAAAATTTAGACGAACTAATAAAAAAATGTCTTCAGGAAGCATACCTGTGGGATGAAGTTAAGGACAGGCTTAAAAGCCCTGCCATGTCATTATCCGGAGGACAGCAGCAGAGATTATGTATCGCAAGAGCCCTCGCATGTAAGCCGGAAGTTATTTTGATGGATGAACCATGTTCTGCTCTTGACCCGGTCTCTACTACCAGGATTGAAGGGCTTATATCTGAGCTAAAGAAACATTACACTGTAATTATTGTAACCCATAATATGCAGCAGGCCGCTAGAATTTCCGATAGAACAGCATTTTTGTTGGAGGGGAAGTTGGTAGAAGTAGGAGACACCGGAAATATTTTTACTCATCCACAGGATAGCAAAACCGAAGATTATATTACCGGCCGTTTTGGCTAA
- the phoU gene encoding phosphate signaling complex protein PhoU gives MARANFDKELNEMKSKVLSMGGAVEEAIDDSIKALKNQDKELAQKVIEKDDIIDDLELEIEQMCLRIIAQHQPMANDLRRIGTALKIITELERMGDHASSICKKTLYMLNEPLIKPLIDLPRMAGLTQQMVEKALDAYVNENVDAAYQIPEDDDEIDSLHRQIFSELITYMISDPKTINQATQLLFISSGLERIGDHSTNLAEWIIFMVSGERKKF, from the coding sequence ATGGCAAGAGCTAACTTTGATAAGGAATTAAACGAAATGAAATCAAAAGTTTTGTCCATGGGAGGTGCTGTAGAAGAAGCTATAGACGATTCAATCAAAGCATTAAAAAACCAGGACAAAGAACTAGCCCAAAAAGTAATAGAAAAAGATGATATTATCGATGATTTAGAGCTAGAGATTGAACAAATGTGTCTACGAATTATAGCACAGCACCAGCCAATGGCAAATGATTTAAGAAGAATAGGAACTGCCCTAAAAATAATCACCGAATTAGAGAGAATGGGAGATCATGCTTCTTCAATCTGTAAGAAAACACTGTATATGCTAAACGAGCCTTTAATAAAGCCTTTAATAGACCTACCAAGAATGGCCGGACTTACACAGCAAATGGTTGAAAAAGCACTTGATGCATATGTTAATGAAAATGTAGACGCTGCTTATCAAATCCCAGAAGACGATGATGAGATTGATTCCCTTCACCGTCAGATATTTTCTGAATTGATAACATATATGATATCTGATCCGAAAACCATCAATCAAGCCACCCAATTGCTATTTATCAGCAGTGGCCTTGAACGTATAGGAGATCATTCTACCAACCTTGCAGAATGGATAATTTTTATGGTATCAGGAGAGAGGAAAAAGTTTTGA
- a CDS encoding cation:proton antiporter produces MIGESTVLAAGIVLIVGIIGGRLVNYIKLPSVTGYIVAGLIVGPSVFNILSEDLLNSLEPVNTMALGVIAITIGGELTVDRFRMIKKKIPPIFFAEIFITFALVTIVMYVLSGSVPLAIVLGVLSLATAPAAIMSILKEYKAKGEFSRLLISLVALDNLLCIVGFGIVVSMLRVLFYQSIEPESHVLIAIFGEFLLSLLIGVGLGFMLVFVNRFSFTEDKLLSVNLGTVLLAVGFAEVFDLPSLLIAMLMGITVTNFLPNPQLFFKLFQRVEIPILIVFLTLAGAKLNLGIIDQVGVMALGYIIARLIGKIFGSRIGAIFSKDMEPSYRKNIGIALTPQAGVAIGLAVLAEDKLPVEDGVIITIILSTVIFFELVGPILVKKALQNCEVLEECEMLEK; encoded by the coding sequence ATGATTGGGGAAAGTACTGTCCTTGCAGCAGGTATTGTACTAATAGTGGGAATTATTGGAGGGAGGTTAGTAAATTATATAAAACTTCCCTCTGTTACCGGCTACATAGTAGCGGGTTTGATTGTTGGACCATCAGTTTTTAATATTCTCTCAGAGGATTTGTTAAATAGTCTAGAACCAGTAAATACTATGGCCTTGGGTGTTATTGCCATCACTATTGGTGGGGAGTTGACAGTAGATAGATTCAGGATGATAAAAAAGAAAATTCCTCCAATTTTCTTTGCTGAAATTTTTATAACTTTTGCTCTAGTAACTATTGTAATGTATGTGTTATCTGGGTCTGTTCCTTTGGCTATAGTATTGGGTGTTCTCTCACTAGCTACTGCTCCTGCTGCTATTATGTCAATTCTTAAAGAGTACAAAGCAAAAGGAGAGTTTTCTAGATTACTAATCTCTCTTGTTGCCCTGGATAATTTATTATGTATAGTGGGCTTTGGTATAGTGGTTTCAATGCTTAGGGTACTTTTTTATCAATCAATAGAACCTGAAAGTCACGTATTAATAGCGATATTTGGGGAGTTTTTACTTTCGCTGCTAATAGGTGTTGGTCTTGGCTTTATGTTGGTTTTTGTAAACAGATTTTCTTTTACCGAAGATAAATTATTAAGTGTTAATTTGGGGACAGTTCTTCTGGCTGTTGGATTTGCAGAGGTTTTTGATCTACCATCTTTATTAATTGCTATGCTTATGGGTATTACTGTTACGAATTTTTTACCAAACCCTCAGTTATTTTTTAAACTATTTCAAAGAGTTGAGATACCTATTTTGATTGTCTTTTTGACTTTGGCCGGGGCAAAGCTAAATTTAGGAATTATTGATCAAGTTGGTGTAATGGCTCTTGGTTATATTATTGCTAGATTAATAGGAAAAATATTTGGCTCTAGGATAGGGGCAATTTTTAGTAAAGATATGGAACCTTCATATCGCAAAAATATAGGTATTGCTTTGACTCCTCAGGCTGGGGTCGCAATTGGGTTGGCTGTACTTGCAGAAGATAAGCTGCCTGTTGAGGATGGTGTAATAATTACAATTATCTTATCCACTGTTATATTCTTTGAATTAGTCGGCCCTATATTAGTAAAAAAAGCACTTCAAAATTGTGAAGTGCTTGAAGAATGTGAAATGCTTGAAAAGTAA
- a CDS encoding NAD(P)-dependent alcohol dehydrogenase — protein sequence MKTFVMKQIGETAWIDKEKPEAGPRDAILRPIAIAPCTSDIHTVYEGGIGERQNLVLGHEAVGEVIEVGSKVEDFRSGDRVIVPAITPDWYNTDIQDNYHQHSNGMLFGFQFANLKDGVFSEYFHVNDADLNLAHLPDEISPEAAVMLTDMVTTGLHGAELADIEFGDSVAVIGIGPVGLMAIAGAKLRGASRLFGAGSREVCAEVASDFGMTDQINYKEVPISEQIDSLTYGKGVDATIIAGGDSDVLTTAVEITKPGGNISNINYFSIGESLPIPRLAWGNGMAHKTIKGGLCPGGRIRMERLANLVTTGRLNPEKLITHHYNKFEDIEEAFKLMKDKPRDLIKPVVTID from the coding sequence ATGAAAACATTCGTCATGAAACAGATCGGTGAAACAGCTTGGATAGACAAAGAAAAGCCAGAAGCAGGACCAAGAGATGCCATTCTTCGCCCCATAGCTATAGCTCCATGCACCTCAGACATTCATACCGTCTATGAAGGTGGTATAGGCGAAAGACAAAACTTAGTATTAGGACATGAAGCAGTGGGAGAAGTCATAGAAGTCGGAAGCAAAGTTGAAGATTTTAGATCAGGAGACAGAGTTATAGTTCCGGCCATCACACCGGATTGGTACAATACTGATATTCAGGATAACTATCATCAACACTCCAATGGCATGCTATTTGGCTTTCAATTTGCCAACTTGAAGGATGGTGTTTTTTCTGAGTATTTTCACGTTAACGATGCAGATCTTAACCTGGCTCACCTTCCAGATGAGATCAGTCCTGAAGCCGCTGTAATGTTAACAGATATGGTTACCACAGGCTTACACGGTGCAGAGTTGGCTGATATAGAATTTGGTGACAGTGTTGCAGTAATAGGAATTGGTCCAGTAGGACTAATGGCAATAGCTGGAGCCAAATTACGTGGTGCATCTAGACTATTTGGAGCTGGCAGTAGAGAGGTTTGTGCTGAGGTTGCTAGCGATTTTGGGATGACTGACCAAATTAATTACAAAGAAGTCCCAATAAGCGAACAAATTGACAGTTTAACTTATGGTAAAGGCGTTGATGCTACTATCATTGCCGGTGGCGACAGCGATGTACTAACAACTGCAGTTGAAATAACAAAACCCGGAGGCAATATTTCAAATATTAATTACTTCAGCATTGGAGAATCACTTCCCATACCACGTTTAGCATGGGGAAATGGAATGGCCCACAAAACAATCAAGGGCGGACTATGTCCCGGGGGACGCATTAGAATGGAAAGATTAGCAAATCTAGTTACAACAGGCAGGTTAAATCCAGAAAAGCTTATCACTCATCATTACAATAAGTTTGAAGATATTGAAGAAGCATTTAAGTTAATGAAAGATAAACCACGAGACTTAATCAAACCAGTAGTAACTATAGACTAG
- a CDS encoding metal ABC transporter ATP-binding protein, with protein MTVQTAVEVQDLCVSYYGNRVLDKINLDIPLKQIVGIVGPNGAGKSTLIKAAMGLIPIEEGKVRFFGQPASKSYKRVAYVPQHSDIDHSFPVTVQNVVMMGRYPYLSLMKRPDKKDYEAVNKSLEMVGLVNIKDKQIGELSGGQTQRVFLARALAQDSNLLFLDEPFVGIDITSEEIITGLLKELRNSGKTILVVHHDLSKADNFFDSVVLLNKCVIKYGSSEEVFKPDYLEKAYEGKVTFVSNNNNQSVVVS; from the coding sequence ATGACAGTTCAAACTGCAGTAGAAGTTCAGGACTTGTGTGTTTCTTATTATGGAAATAGAGTATTAGATAAAATAAATTTAGATATACCGTTAAAACAAATTGTAGGAATAGTTGGCCCTAATGGAGCGGGAAAATCAACACTAATTAAGGCAGCGATGGGTCTTATACCTATAGAAGAAGGAAAAGTCAGGTTTTTTGGGCAGCCGGCTAGTAAAAGTTACAAAAGAGTTGCTTATGTTCCTCAGCATAGTGATATTGATCATAGTTTTCCGGTGACAGTTCAAAATGTTGTTATGATGGGAAGGTATCCTTATCTGTCGCTGATGAAAAGACCTGATAAAAAGGATTATGAAGCTGTTAACAAATCCTTAGAAATGGTAGGGTTAGTTAACATAAAAGACAAACAGATAGGTGAGCTATCAGGAGGACAGACGCAGAGGGTCTTTCTTGCGAGAGCTCTTGCTCAGGATTCTAACTTATTATTTCTTGATGAGCCATTTGTAGGTATTGATATTACTTCTGAAGAGATTATAACTGGGCTATTAAAAGAATTACGAAATAGCGGAAAGACTATTTTGGTAGTACATCATGACTTAAGTAAAGCGGATAATTTTTTCGATAGTGTTGTTTTATTGAACAAATGTGTTATCAAATATGGAAGTAGTGAGGAAGTTTTTAAACCTGACTATCTTGAAAAAGCTTATGAAGGTAAAGTAACTTTTGTAAGCAATAATAATAATCAATCGGTGGTGGTAAGCTAA
- a CDS encoding metal-dependent transcriptional regulator: MSEYNEFFTDRGYESLKGKDSLSPSMEDYLEMVFRLSKEDGFTRVNIVADNLNVKPSSVTRMMQRLYEKDLLNYEKYGIIELTEKGKALGEYLLKRHSELEKLLETLGANNDLQRQVERIEHHIDPDNFEVLSLFLKFLEDNHDVLERFERYKKNKGND, encoded by the coding sequence ATGAGTGAGTATAATGAATTTTTTACAGATCGTGGATATGAGAGTTTGAAGGGGAAAGATAGTCTATCACCTAGTATGGAAGATTACCTGGAAATGGTTTTTCGACTGAGCAAGGAAGATGGTTTTACAAGGGTGAATATTGTTGCAGATAATCTAAATGTTAAACCATCGTCTGTTACTAGAATGATGCAAAGATTATATGAAAAGGATCTACTGAACTATGAAAAATACGGAATCATAGAACTTACTGAAAAAGGAAAAGCGCTAGGAGAATATCTTCTTAAAAGACATAGTGAATTAGAAAAGCTATTAGAAACTCTTGGCGCAAACAATGACCTGCAAAGACAGGTTGAAAGGATTGAACACCACATAGATCCGGATAACTTTGAAGTTTTGTCTCTTTTTTTAAAGTTTTTAGAAGACAATCACGATGTTTTGGAGAGGTTTGAAAGATACAAAAAAAACAAGGGGAATGATTAA
- a CDS encoding pyrimidine dimer DNA glycosylase/endonuclease V: MRIWDIEPDKLCRKHLLGEHRELHALWNILTQDKKGYRNHPETCRWVGKLSALYKRHETLVLEMSKRGYNHNSPLDENLAQGEEVQNEYIDEPIKQEQILKDKNCNCFKSIK; this comes from the coding sequence ATGAGGATATGGGATATTGAGCCAGATAAACTTTGTAGAAAACATCTATTGGGTGAACACAGAGAGCTTCATGCACTCTGGAATATATTAACTCAAGATAAGAAAGGGTATAGGAATCACCCTGAAACCTGCAGATGGGTGGGAAAATTATCTGCCTTATATAAACGACACGAAACCCTTGTTTTGGAAATGTCCAAGAGAGGATATAATCATAATTCACCTTTAGATGAAAATCTTGCCCAGGGTGAAGAAGTTCAAAATGAATACATAGATGAACCAATAAAACAAGAGCAAATTTTAAAAGATAAGAATTGCAATTGTTTTAAGAGCATAAAGTAG
- a CDS encoding small multi-drug export protein: MLDYLLYAITAFLMGFVPYFEIYVAVPAAMAMGLDIVSAVIWAGFGNFMAVPLIVFFYNFLSGFPKVRNWLNKLSDNKHKKKIEKYGNLFVLVMTPLVGIWVTAVIAKSVGYSKSNLIVFSLCSIYFYGTLVGLLTLWGFDLFNL, translated from the coding sequence ATGCTAGATTATTTGTTATATGCAATAACTGCATTTTTAATGGGTTTTGTACCATATTTTGAAATTTATGTAGCTGTACCGGCAGCAATGGCAATGGGTCTAGATATTGTATCGGCTGTAATTTGGGCGGGCTTTGGCAATTTTATGGCTGTACCTTTGATTGTATTTTTTTATAATTTTTTGAGTGGTTTTCCTAAGGTTAGGAACTGGCTTAACAAACTATCTGACAACAAACATAAAAAAAAGATAGAAAAATACGGAAACTTATTTGTTCTGGTTATGACTCCTTTAGTTGGGATATGGGTTACTGCTGTAATTGCTAAATCCGTCGGGTATTCTAAATCTAATCTAATAGTTTTTTCTCTTTGCAGTATTTATTTTTATGGTACTCTTGTAGGGCTGTTGACCTTGTGGGGATTTGATTTGTTTAATTTATAA
- a CDS encoding TetR/AcrR family transcriptional regulator codes for METKEKIFKAATDTISEKGVNNLTLNEVCKRAKISKGGLLYHFPSKDELIKALVEYNEITFENQMKSSKNLNSEKAKSNKVNSEKNILESYVDVTFDSENLFNETSKGLLAAVLLNPDLLEPIKDRSKRLVKQMKDMINDNTDEKQNDDEYDNNDGFNNNDEKNSTDYIEAEIIRLAVDGFWLSELLGINYMKEEEKEKVKSVLKAKAQELEKEDKRKC; via the coding sequence ATGGAGACTAAAGAGAAAATTTTTAAAGCTGCAACAGATACTATTTCAGAAAAAGGTGTTAATAATTTAACGTTAAATGAAGTTTGCAAAAGGGCCAAAATAAGCAAAGGGGGATTGTTGTATCATTTTCCAAGTAAGGACGAACTTATTAAAGCCCTTGTAGAATATAATGAGATTACTTTTGAAAACCAGATGAAAAGTTCAAAAAATTTAAACTCAGAAAAAGCAAAATCAAATAAAGTAAATTCAGAAAAAAATATCCTCGAATCATATGTAGATGTAACTTTTGATTCTGAGAATTTGTTTAATGAAACAAGCAAAGGACTTTTGGCAGCTGTATTGCTAAATCCTGACCTATTAGAGCCAATCAAAGATAGGTCAAAAAGGTTAGTAAAACAAATGAAAGACATGATAAATGATAATACAGATGAAAAACAAAATGATGACGAATATGACAACAATGATGGATTTAATAATAATGACGAAAAAAATAGCACTGATTATATTGAAGCCGAAATTATCAGATTGGCAGTAGATGGTTTTTGGTTGAGTGAGTTACTTGGAATAAATTATATGAAAGAAGAGGAAAAGGAAAAAGTAAAATCTGTTCTTAAAGCCAAAGCCCAAGAATTAGAAAAAGAGGATAAAAGAAAATGCTAG